AGCGTCAACTTTAGTCCTGATGGGCAAACTATTGTTTCTGCAAGTAACGACAAAACTATTAAAATATGGAGACAAAATGGCACTTTAGTTACTACTATTGCTGCACACAATGCGCCTGTTAATAGCGTCAACTTTAGTCCTGATGGACAAACTATTGTTTCTGCAAGTAACGACAAAACTATTAAAATATGGAGACGAGATGGCACTTTAGTTACTACTATTGCTGCACATAATGCGCCCGTTAATAGCATCAGCTTTAGTCCTGATGGACAAACTATTGTTTCTGCAAGTAACGATAAAACTGTCAAGATATGGAGACGAGATGGCACTTTAGTTACTATTATTGCTGCACATAATGCGCCCGTTAATAGCATCAGTTTTAGCCCTGATGGACAAACTATTGTTTCTGCAAGTAACGATAAAACTGTCAAGATATGGAGACGAGATGGCACTTTAGTTACTACTCTCGCCGAGTATAGTATTCCAATCAACAAGGCTCGATTCAGCCCAGATGGAAAAACCATAATCTCTGCTAGCTCTGATTACACCATTAAATTTTTGAACCTCAATAGTGCTTTTCCTAGCTTTGCCAAATACAATGCTTCAATTAACAGCATTCACTTCAGTCCAGATAGACAAATCTTGGCTTCTGCTAGTGGGAGTTGGAAAGGATGCTCACAGCGTAGCTGCGGCTTCGTTCCAGATGAACAAATTTTAATGTCTGCTAGTGATGCTAACGTGATTAAGCTTTGGAGACAGGACGGCACTTTGGTTGCTACTCTCGTTGAACACAGTAAACCGGTTAATGATGTTAGCTTTAGCCCAGATGGGCAGTTGATAGCCTCTGCTAGTGCTGATCGCACCGTTAAGCTTTGGAAATGGAATGGCACTTTGGTTACTACTCTTAACGGTCACAAAAGGCCGGTTAATGGAATTAGCTTCAGCCCGGATGGGCACATGATAGCCTCTGCTAGTGCTGATCGTACCGTTAAGCTTTGGAAACGGAATGGCACTTTGGTTACTACTCTTAACAGTCACGAAGCGCCAGTTAACAAGGTCAGCTTTAGCCCAAGTGGGGAATTTTTAGTTTCTGCTGGTGGTGATAAAAATATAAAGCTTTGGAAACAAGATGGGACTTTGATTGAGACTTTCAAGCATGATGCCCCAGTTAATAGTGTTATTTTCAGTCCAAATGGAGAAACTATCGTATCTGCTAGTGCTGATAGTCACATTAAGATTTGGAGACGAGATGGCACTTTAGTAAGGTCTCTCAAGCACGGTACACCAGTTGACATTATCAGATTTAGCCCTGATGGACAAATCCTCGTTTCCGCTGGACATGACACTACTATTAAACTTTGGAAACAGGACGGTACTTTAATTACTACACTGACTGGTCATGATGCCCCAGTTCACAGCCTCAGCTTTAGTCCTGACGGGCAAACTCTAGCCTCTGCCAGTATTGACGGGACAATAATCTTGTGGAGTCTCAATCTAGATGATCTACTGATGCGAGGTTGTGAGTGGCTCAAAGATTACTTGGCTAGTCAACATAGTGTTTCAAAAGTTTGTCCCATCTAACACTTTCCCAGTTTGTGGTGTTGAGAAGCAAAGAAGCCGTGTTTACGGTCGAGTACACGACTCAAAAGAGTAACTCCCCACGGGAACTTCTTTCTTAATCTAAGGTAGTTATAGTCCTTATTCTAGAGAATACACCTTAGCTTCCCAAGGGTAAATTGGTTCTCTTCCAACCCACTCTGGAGGAGTATATTCGTTTCGAGTAATTTCCTTCCATCTACCTCCGGGCGGTGTTGGAGGCCAATTTGGAACGATATACTCAGCCCTTGGGTTCTGAACGTTACTTCCCCAGTCAGAAAAGTTAGCAACCACTACCACTGGGTGAGCACTATCAGAGCGTCCACGCCTCCATACAAGAACTCTCTTACCTTCATTAAAGTCTACGTGGATGAAATCTGTGTCATTGACAGCAAGGGCATTACTGGAAGTCCGAAACTTGATTAGTCTAGCTACATACTCTGAAAGCTCCTTGCGCCACCCTTCTTCACGACGTGCAAAATTGACTGGATCAACCTGCTTTCCTCCGGCATGAGTGACCTTGCCCTTGGCATCAAAACGATCGTGTTGGTCAGCAAACTCCTCACCAGCAAGAATCATTGGAATGCCTACAGATGTTAGCAAACATACAAAAGCAAGTTTGATGCGTTTCTGGGTATCCCAAATACCATTAACGTTGAGGAAGTTGTACAATCTTTCATTCTCAAATCCCTCAACATCGTGTGAAGTCAGGTAGATAACAGATTGGGAACCATCACTAAATTCTAAATTGCGACAATCAATTGCCTTGCGTACAGTCCATTCAAAACTCAATCCATTGGCATTTCTTCCACAGATTGCAGCACGAACTAAGTACTTGAACGTGTTATTCCATAACCCATCCAGTCTTTGTTGACGCAAGAGATCTAATGGCATCGATAGCTCTTCTCCTACCACAATAAATCGTTCATCTGCTCCTGCTCCAAGTGCTTGTTCGTTCCATCTCTGTTGCCAAAGCTGTCGTGCTAGATCCTTAAATTCTTGAATAAAATCCCAATTGGCAATATTTTCAACAGAGTCTAGCCGGATACCATCAATATGCCAATTAAGCATCCAATGAATGAGGTAAGTCTTCATCAATTGGCGTGCAGGAACTAGCTTCTGCTGTGTTCCTGAGATTGGATCGTAAGCATCATTGACAAAATTGAAGTAGCGCCAAAGCTTACCTCCCCAACCATCTCGTCGTTTTCTGCCTATTATGCTTCCATCATCCTCATACTCATACTCATTAAGCCTAGATATCAATGCATCTGGCTCAGTTGAGCCTTTTTTCGGCGCAATATGAAACTCTGGAAAGTTAGCACACTGATAAAAACCCTGCGAAGCGAATGCAGTAACCATATCAACAAAAAAGCGAATGCCATGTTTGTGGCAAGTTTGAATTAGTTGGGTTAGGTCGCTCAAGGCAGTTGGTGAAGAATTGCCTTCTGGAAAACCCAGATCATAATCTGGTGCAAAAAGATTAGATGGTCCGTAACCCCACTCCCGTTTAATATAGCTATCTGTAAGAGGTAGAAGTTCTAACGCATTAATCCCTAAATTCGTTAAGTAAGATTCGCCGGGTTGTACTATAGGAAGATCTGAGAAGTTTGCTCCGTCTGCATCGCGCTCGATTAGCGCAAGCACATCGCGAAATGTTCCTACGTCCTGCTCAAAATCTAATTCACCTAATAGCCGAGTCCAAGTCGTTGGTAACTCGTAGATCACAAGGCGATTATTAGGGCGCAAGGTGTCTAAGCTAGGCTCTTCTGTAAAATCACTAACCTCACCGCCTGGGTCACAGGGGTGTAGATTCCCTTGGTCATACTTGATGACAGACGATGCCCGTTGGTCTTTTCGAGCTTTATAAGGAAGTGGCAATTTTGGGCTGGTTAAACGCCAGTCTGTAACATAAGCATAGGGGTCTGTACAACGAATTCGAGTAGGAGCCTTCTGCTCTGGATCGGTGTCTTCTACTTCAAACCAGTAATGATAAATATGCCCTGTCTGCAAATTACAATCTGCTGCTGCAATCTCCCAAAGATCTGAGAAAGCTGAAGATTGTTTAAGTATAAATCGCTGTTCTCCCCGTAAGGTTGGTGGATTTCCAGGTTGAAATTGCCCAATGACTAGCTCAGGAGGGGTCTTGCTGATGCGCCACAGTACGAAGTGAGTTTCTTTACGTTTGAGCAAATCAGCACTCATTAGAACTCCTATCAACTTGGTACAGTTGAGAAACATTATAACTAGGGGTAAGGCTAGGGAGCTTGTTATTAAGTGCAAAGTAGCCCTAAAAGCCTTCTATGCACAGGAAAATAAGAAATCCTCAGAATATAAGGTGTCTGGAATCGCACCTTGCCTTTTCTTGTCGAAAAAGCTTTGTTTTTTATCTCTAGGTAATACCTAGATAAGACCTATACTAAAAAGACAGCTAGGTTTTATCCAGACATGAGTAATACAGGGCGCAACAAAAAACTGGCATCCTTCAACTGCGATGAAGAGCTATGGACAGGGTTCATGCGCCGATGTCAGGAGAAAGGCACGACAGCAACAGCTACCCTTACCCGATTACTTTCGCTCTACCTAAATGGAGAGCTAGACTACCTTGATACTTTTCAAGGTAAAGCGGGAGGCAAAGATGAACCCCTAGAGGAACGAGTTAAGGCTTGCGTTCGTGAATACCTAGACAACTACCTAGTAGCTTATCAAGGTAAAAATAGCGAGTTATATTCTACGGTGATTTCCCTATCGGAGAAGATAAAATCCGTTGAGGAACGTTTAAACACAACAAAACGCCGCACTAATACAAATACAAAGGAAACAAATCCTCCCCAAGAACGCGAGTATTGGTTTATCAAGGAAAGAGCCAAACATTTGAGGTTAACTATTAGTGCCAATCAAATTATTCACATAGAGTTGTTTGCGTCAGATGCTTACAAACAGCGATATGGAGAACTCCCAAAGAGGCAACTGTTGAAAAATACTTACGCTTTTGCTATTCCTGTCGCCGATGTGGATATTCTAGATGCTGCTATTAAAAAAGTGACAAAACAACCATGACAGATGGATTTGAAAATATTTTTTAAAGAAATAGCTGAACCCATTGCGTTACCAGGAAAGTGCGCTCGCACTTCCCTCAGTTTTAGCTTATAACAATGAGAGCTATCGTTCCGAAAAAGCGGATGCCATCTCATATTCAGGTGAGTGTAACCTAAGCTATTATTTGAGCTTCTGTTAACTATCGCTACCCAGTTATAAGAGTCTAGGCTAACCGGCTAACCTGTCTCAAACGTGCAGAATACCCAAAACCTCATCAGTCAAGCTTTCTATCTCTTCTATCGCCGCTGAAGCTTTGCTGCCAAAGTTGTGTACTGTCTGCCCAAAGACAGCCGACTGCCGATAGACTTGCCGATGTCCCAGATAAGATTTGACCAATTCAATCCCAAACTCCGGCAGAACTTCTAAACTTTCCTGAGCTAGAGTCGTATTGGGCTGGCACTGATTCATCACTAGCCGAGCCTGTAGAGACTCATTAATGATACTCACGTTAACGATGACCTGGCGGATACCGACTGCTGCCCACATATCTAGTGGGGAGGGAATGAGTGGCACTAGCGCTAAGTCAGCAATCAATAGGGCGCTCTGGGGAACAGGAGAATCCGCCGCCGGTGGACAGTCAATGATGATGCAATCATAATCCTCAATAAACTTTTTGACCTCCCGGTGAACCTTGGCATTAGCAGCACTCAAGCCGACTACAGATGCTGGGAACGGAGCTTCATCCTCAGCTGAAGCCGCCCAGCGAGTTGCTGTACCTTGGGGATCTGCATCCACCACGAGAATTTTATTTTCCCGTCGGGCTAGAGATCCGGCAAGCTGCATACTAATAGTAGTTTTGCCTGAACCACCCTTTTGATTCACTACAGCAATAATTTTCGCCGTCATGGGATTCCAGAGATAAACTGTTTATACAGTTTATAGTTTTTATATTGTTTGCTTAGTTTTCCCATTCTCGCACGAACATCCGGATACACAAACACTATAAACTGTATGTATAGTTAATAGTGTTTATATTGTTTATATAGTTTATAGTGTTTGTACCGTTTACTCAGTTTTTGAAGATTCCTGCACGCTGACGAAGAGAGGAGGGGCGATGACCAAAAAAAATATGAAATCAGCTCTTAATGCTTCTCTCAAAGCAGAGGATGAAGCAGTGAAGAGCCGATTTGAGAAAGCTGAATCTTTACTACGGGATGGGACTCAAACCAACAGGAAGTCGGAAGTGACTCCTCAAGTAGAGGCTCAGAGCCGCGAGGAACAAATTAAGAAGGAGCGAGTGATTCGGGATAGCTTTACCCTCCCTGGTGAAGACTATGAACTAATTTCAGCCATTAGACAGCGATGCCTCAATTCAGCCGTCAACGTGGCTAAAAGTGAGGTCATCCGCGCTGGTCTTCACGCTCTTAACGAACTACCTGATGAAGCTTTACTGAAGGTCATTGAAAGCCTCACGAAGATCAAAACAGGAAGACCGGCAAAGAGAGTGTAGGCTGACATCGATAGATGGCACTACACCCACTTATCCATGCTGAATTTTCTGACACCAGGGGTTAGCATGGCAGTAGGCAAGGCGTGTTAATTTCTATGACCACAACTAAGCAACTGCTAAAATTTGAGCAATTCTTTGACGACGATGGTACAGACAACATCTATGAGTAGGTTGCTGGTCACGCCGTGGTAGCTAACCTGTAGACCCAAGAAAGGGTTGAAACCGGCAAGAGTGATCGCTCTTGATAACTGAGAGAGCTTCGCCCCTACTGCGGTAAATCTCATAGGCATTAGTGGGGAGTGTGCAGTTGAAAATAGATCGTCACGGCAAAGCCAGGTGTTTAGAAGCCGCCGAGATTCAGTTACTTTTTGACGAGGGGCTGCAAACTATTGCTCATCGCTGCCTCTTCGGGATTTGCTTGTATACGGCAGCAAGAATCAATGAAGCCTGTACTTTGCGTCGGGTAGATGTCTTTGATAAATCTAGGCGAGTCAGACCGTCTCTGATTATTCGTAAAGCTAATAGTAAAGGCAAGCTGGCAACAAGATGTGTGCCTATTAGTGAAGACTTAAGGGAATTGTTAACCGAATACAACCCGCCCGCCCATCAAGGGTTTCTGTTTCCAGGTCGTCATGGGCGAGGTCATATTCGCCCCGATTCCGCTTCACGGATTTTAAGAGAAGCTATGAATCGCATCGACCTAGAAGGTGCCAGTACGCATTCATTTAGAAGAACGGCATTGACGATGATGAGCAATAGCGGGGTGCCGCTGCGAGTTATTCAAGCCGTAAGTGGGCACCGCAGCCTAGAGGTGTTAGAAGAATATTTAGCTGTAGGCGATGAGCGAGTCAGGGGCGCGATCGCGGTGCTAGCGCAGTTGTCTTACGTCAAAAAATTACTCTTTCCCGACTGGCGATCGCATTCAGCGCAGGGATTCAGGAATCCTTTTCAATAAAACCAGAACCCTCTATTGAAGTTGAGGGAGGATTTTCCTTCAAGTCGTCATACATACATTTCTCAACTGGCGATCGCCCTGGTGTCCGATCCTTTTCTATATCGTCATACATTCTTTTCCCGACTCTAACCTACTTTTGCCATCCCACCTGCGACTTTTCCATCAGGTCTATTCTTTCAAAGACATAAGTCACCCCGCAGATCGCACCCTGCAAGCTTCGCTTCTACCTTGCGACGTTGCTCTTGAAAGTCAGCACTCGCGGCTTATCTCTTCGAGACTGGCCTAGCAGCGCTGAAGGGTGCGATCGCACTCGCGCACAACTTCCGCTTCCTTTGGTTCAG
This region of Funiculus sociatus GB2-C1 genomic DNA includes:
- a CDS encoding alpha-amylase family glycosyl hydrolase yields the protein MSADLLKRKETHFVLWRISKTPPELVIGQFQPGNPPTLRGEQRFILKQSSAFSDLWEIAAADCNLQTGHIYHYWFEVEDTDPEQKAPTRIRCTDPYAYVTDWRLTSPKLPLPYKARKDQRASSVIKYDQGNLHPCDPGGEVSDFTEEPSLDTLRPNNRLVIYELPTTWTRLLGELDFEQDVGTFRDVLALIERDADGANFSDLPIVQPGESYLTNLGINALELLPLTDSYIKREWGYGPSNLFAPDYDLGFPEGNSSPTALSDLTQLIQTCHKHGIRFFVDMVTAFASQGFYQCANFPEFHIAPKKGSTEPDALISRLNEYEYEDDGSIIGRKRRDGWGGKLWRYFNFVNDAYDPISGTQQKLVPARQLMKTYLIHWMLNWHIDGIRLDSVENIANWDFIQEFKDLARQLWQQRWNEQALGAGADERFIVVGEELSMPLDLLRQQRLDGLWNNTFKYLVRAAICGRNANGLSFEWTVRKAIDCRNLEFSDGSQSVIYLTSHDVEGFENERLYNFLNVNGIWDTQKRIKLAFVCLLTSVGIPMILAGEEFADQHDRFDAKGKVTHAGGKQVDPVNFARREEGWRKELSEYVARLIKFRTSSNALAVNDTDFIHVDFNEGKRVLVWRRGRSDSAHPVVVVANFSDWGSNVQNPRAEYIVPNWPPTPPGGRWKEITRNEYTPPEWVGREPIYPWEAKVYSLE
- a CDS encoding tyrosine-type recombinase/integrase, with protein sequence MQLKIDRHGKARCLEAAEIQLLFDEGLQTIAHRCLFGICLYTAARINEACTLRRVDVFDKSRRVRPSLIIRKANSKGKLATRCVPISEDLRELLTEYNPPAHQGFLFPGRHGRGHIRPDSASRILREAMNRIDLEGASTHSFRRTALTMMSNSGVPLRVIQAVSGHRSLEVLEEYLAVGDERVRGAIAVLAQLSYVKKLLFPDWRSHSAQGFRNPFQ
- the parA gene encoding ParA family partition ATPase — its product is MTAKIIAVVNQKGGSGKTTISMQLAGSLARRENKILVVDADPQGTATRWAASAEDEAPFPASVVGLSAANAKVHREVKKFIEDYDCIIIDCPPAADSPVPQSALLIADLALVPLIPSPLDMWAAVGIRQVIVNVSIINESLQARLVMNQCQPNTTLAQESLEVLPEFGIELVKSYLGHRQVYRQSAVFGQTVHNFGSKASAAIEEIESLTDEVLGILHV